GCTATGGGGACCATGCGGTGGTCATCGGCCTCACCGTGGGCGTGTCGCTGGTGGGCGTGGTGCTGTTCGGCACGCTGTCCGGCTCCATGCTCCCGTTCATCCTGAGGCGCGTGGGCTTCGACCCCGCGAGCGCCTCCGCGCCCTTCGTGGCCACGCTGGTGGACGTGACCGGACTCGTCATCTATTTCACGGCGGCCAGCCTCTTCCTGCGCGGCAGCCTGCTGTAATCAGCGACGCTGCGCCCCGGAGGCCATTCCATGATCGTCACCACGCAGCGGCGCACGCTGACCTTGTTGGAGCCGCGGGGCGGCCATGTCTCCGCCGCCAGCGGGCTGGTGCGCGTGGGAGACTGGCTCTACGTGGTCGCGGACGACGCGCTCCACCTCGCCGTGTTCCCCGCCACCGGGGACGCGCCCGGCCACGGCGTGCGCCTCTTTCCGGGGGAGCTGCCGGACGCGCACGCGGCGCGCAAGGCGGCCAAGCCCGACCTGGAGGCGCTGTGCCGGCTGGGCCCCTCCGCCACGTTCGCGCACGGCGCGCTGCTGGCGCTGCCCTCGGGTTCGACGCCGGCGCGGCGCCGGGCGTCGGTGCTGCCGCTGAACGCGGACGGGACGCTCGCGGGGCCGCCCCGCACGGTGGACTGCACGGGGTTGTACGTGCAGTTGGAGCGGGAGCTGGTGGCGCTCAACGTGGAGGGCGCGGCGGTGACGGGCCGGTTCCTGCGGCTGCTCAACCGGGGCAACGGCCAGGGCGGCGTGGACGCGCTGGTGGACCTGGACCTGGACCGCGTGCTGGCCAGCGTGGACGTGGGCGCGCTGGGGCCGGTGGCGGTGCGCAGCGTGCGCCGGTGGGAGCTGGGCGAGGCGAACGGCGTCCGGCTGTCCTTCACGGACGCGTCGGCGCTGCCGGATGGGCGCGTGGT
The DNA window shown above is from Corallococcus soli and carries:
- a CDS encoding DUF6929 family protein; protein product: MIVTTQRRTLTLLEPRGGHVSAASGLVRVGDWLYVVADDALHLAVFPATGDAPGHGVRLFPGELPDAHAARKAAKPDLEALCRLGPSATFAHGALLALPSGSTPARRRASVLPLNADGTLAGPPRTVDCTGLYVQLERELVALNVEGAAVTGRFLRLLNRGNGQGGVDALVDLDLDRVLASVDVGALGPVAVRSVRRWELGEANGVRLSFTDASALPDGRVVFTATAEDSRDRVADGPVKGSAVGVLAPDGTPVYLDAVDAGLKLEGVDARVEGGRVHLLLVADADDPTVPAPLLEAVLPVPG